From the Elstera cyanobacteriorum genome, one window contains:
- a CDS encoding DUF3422 family protein, producing the protein MSVHFLRESVLGEVHARPFTPLTPPRRVLHFAFFTDLAAARADRDKLLALCATAGAAAPLPDAKHHRLTLPPTLGGGSLRWEQHSEFTTYTLDFPDESGVIFPPCPAWARFEAILPPPGPLLVAVDLQIVPAQAGLDLTKIFDPASLAVSAFDFGAALVATDFRADGQLQAGGGTVRLLVQDQGLTPQRAGALVQRLLEVETYRLFALLGLPEAHRLGPIVRRIEADLTRIARAMAEARDLVSDNALLDELTLLAAELEAEANAASYRFSASRAYDGIIQQRLAALGDRSVGEYPTIGAFLARRLAPAMRTCTMLEERLETLAGKLSRAAHLLRTRVDVAIEQQNRSLLEAMNLRARQQFRLQQTVEGLSIAAIAYYVVSLAAYVFKGLKEAGLPLDPTIGTALAVPPIVAAVALTVRRIRRHHGKETE; encoded by the coding sequence ATGTCAGTTCATTTCTTGCGTGAGTCGGTTCTTGGCGAGGTTCACGCTCGCCCCTTCACGCCGCTGACGCCGCCGCGCCGGGTGCTGCATTTCGCCTTTTTCACCGATTTGGCGGCGGCCCGGGCTGACCGCGATAAGCTGCTGGCCCTGTGCGCCACAGCCGGGGCCGCGGCCCCTTTGCCGGATGCGAAGCACCATCGGCTGACCTTGCCCCCCACGTTGGGCGGCGGCAGTTTGCGCTGGGAACAGCACTCGGAATTCACCACCTATACGCTGGATTTCCCCGACGAGAGTGGGGTGATCTTTCCGCCCTGCCCGGCCTGGGCGCGCTTCGAAGCGATCCTGCCGCCGCCCGGCCCGCTGCTGGTGGCGGTGGATTTGCAGATCGTTCCAGCGCAAGCGGGGCTTGATCTGACGAAGATTTTCGACCCGGCCTCCTTGGCCGTTTCCGCTTTCGATTTCGGTGCGGCCCTGGTCGCCACTGATTTCCGCGCCGATGGGCAGTTGCAGGCGGGCGGTGGCACCGTGCGGCTGCTGGTGCAGGATCAAGGCCTGACGCCGCAGCGCGCCGGGGCGCTAGTACAGCGGCTGCTGGAGGTCGAGACCTATCGGCTATTCGCCCTGCTCGGACTGCCGGAGGCACACCGCCTCGGCCCCATCGTCCGCCGCATCGAAGCCGATCTAACCCGTATCGCTCGCGCAATGGCCGAGGCGCGCGATCTTGTCTCTGATAACGCTTTGCTCGATGAATTGACCCTGCTGGCCGCCGAGCTGGAGGCGGAGGCCAATGCCGCCAGTTACCGCTTTAGCGCTAGCCGGGCCTATGACGGGATCATCCAGCAGCGGCTCGCGGCTTTGGGGGATCGGTCAGTCGGGGAGTATCCGACCATCGGCGCTTTTCTGGCCCGGCGCCTCGCCCCGGCCATGCGCACCTGTACGATGTTGGAAGAACGGCTGGAAACGCTGGCGGGCAAACTGTCGCGCGCCGCGCATCTGCTGCGCACCCGCGTCGATGTTGCCATCGAACAGCAAAACCGCAGCCTGCTGGAAGCGATGAACCTGCGCGCCCGCCAGCAGTTCCGATTGCAACAGACCGTCGAAGGCCTGTCGATTGCGGCCATCGCTTATTATGTCGTGTCGCTGGCGGCCTATGTGTTCAAAGGGCTGAAGGAAGCGGGCTTGCCGCTCGATCCAACGATCGGCACGGCGCTGGCGGTGCCGCCGATTGTGGCGGCAGTCGCCCTAACCGTGCGACGCATTCGGCGCCATCACGGTAAAGAAACCGAATAG
- a CDS encoding patatin-like phospholipase family protein, with amino-acid sequence MGKKALVLGGGAPDYTLMTGALLAFEEAGVKFDVYSMAGGGGVVGLSYLAPLNMTREESLRNSVNFGVSDAIYNMFPINYKIFTKPGPAAALYRTALSMMPGYSRIVNQLGMTPSEKFLSDWVQFWWAGLMPSNLSLFSQGFCAHAQFIKQMVDFDALHKLPADIYLNAYCLTDNKMAIFKKDQIDLAHFQASLSYPFFYSPYEIDGKLYIEGASRDAFNFKGLMENEPDLDLIVVFDAIAIDGLLHEPRNLWDAFGQQIITPLVALGHADLKLFQELHHDKDKSDLLILNFKIPPKMQPAALDWSSSNLNRLFAVGYESGKVFIEKNKAKLGV; translated from the coding sequence GTGGGTAAGAAGGCTCTCGTATTGGGCGGTGGCGCCCCGGACTATACTTTGATGACCGGCGCACTGCTGGCGTTCGAGGAAGCAGGCGTTAAATTTGACGTCTACTCAATGGCTGGCGGCGGCGGGGTCGTTGGCCTGTCCTACCTTGCACCGTTGAACATGACGCGCGAGGAATCACTGCGCAATTCGGTGAATTTCGGCGTCTCGGACGCCATCTACAATATGTTCCCGATCAACTATAAGATCTTCACCAAGCCCGGCCCGGCGGCGGCGCTTTACCGCACCGCCCTGTCAATGATGCCCGGCTATTCGCGCATCGTGAACCAACTTGGGATGACGCCGTCAGAAAAATTCCTGTCGGATTGGGTGCAGTTCTGGTGGGCGGGGCTGATGCCGTCTAACCTGTCGCTGTTCAGTCAGGGTTTCTGCGCGCATGCCCAATTCATTAAGCAGATGGTCGATTTTGACGCGCTGCACAAGCTGCCCGCCGATATTTACCTGAATGCTTACTGTCTGACCGACAATAAGATGGCGATCTTCAAAAAAGATCAGATCGATCTCGCTCATTTCCAGGCGTCGCTATCTTATCCCTTCTTCTATTCGCCCTATGAAATCGACGGCAAGCTCTACATCGAAGGCGCCTCGCGTGACGCTTTCAATTTCAAGGGCCTCATGGAAAACGAACCCGATCTGGATCTGATCGTCGTGTTCGATGCCATCGCGATCGATGGGCTGCTGCACGAGCCGCGCAACCTGTGGGATGCGTTTGGCCAGCAGATCATTACCCCGCTGGTCGCCCTCGGTCACGCCGACTTGAAGCTGTTCCAAGAACTGCATCACGATAAAGACAAGTCGGACCTGCTGATCCTGAACTTCAAAATTCCGCCGAAGATGCAGCCGGCGGCGCTGGACTGGTCCAGCTCGAACCTCAATCGCCTCTTCGCGGTTGGGTATGAGAGCGGGAAAGTCTTTATCGAAAAGAATAAGGCTAAGCTGGGCGTCTAA
- a CDS encoding type I polyketide synthase, whose translation MSKPKATTNKATPKTSAQPPLKGIAIIGMACRVPGAMNYREFWRNLCNGVESVTVFSDEELIAAGISPAEIAEPDYVKTAFRIPGIDKFDAAFFEYSPREARLMDPQHRFLLEVGWEAFEDAGYIPGRHLGPVGIVLGTGGNVSSYMVNELYDHPESRGRTANLVHIGNDKDFASTRLSFKFDLTGPSLNVQTACSTSLIAVHLACQSIQTGECTMALAGGATVRVPEISGYRSVRGGLYSPDGHVRTFDADARGTVFGSAVGMVLLKEVNQAVKDGDTIYAVIKSTAVNNDGGTKASYSGSSVPGQAGAMIKALELADISPDTIGYAECHGTGTAVGDPIEIAALTETFKTVTVPAGSCPVGSVKPNIGHPEQAAGIVSLIKTALALHEQAIPPTINIRTLNPKINFTTSPFYVNQELKPWPKGEKVRRALVNSLGIGGTNGVVILEEAPTQAPVAQTVPERPAHLVVLSAKSEAALKDALVRQAEVLEETPGASLPDVAYSLAQGRVSFSHRYTAVAGSVDELIEKLRTAQVATAADRRAGAKRKIGFLFTGQGAQFAGMGKALYDSQPLFRATFDRCAAAMVGILPRPLAEAVFADPNGPDAGLINRTEFTQPGTFALQVSLATLLQSWGITPQAMAGHSVGEFALSVVAGVYPLEAAAKLIAARGKLMQALPEGGAMAAVFTDEASVRAALAELKLPQIGVAAVNGPANTVVSGLKTSVDALIAYFEPKGVTARPLTVSHAFHSVLMDPAMADFRTALAAAKAEKPGVTWVSTLTGAVKADAPSADYWVSHAMDAVRFADAVKQLQAEGVTDFIEIGPGKSMLALAQSSISGETLAFLPTVAKDGTEGRDLLETVGTLFRRGEAIDWKGFDAPWTRRRVALPTYPFQGERMWNERDGAAIIPGTATAQAAATANGLVGTRLRSSLPEAQFETVYSQKALPWIKDHKVYSHVVLPTTAGLVGLLQAGAKLSGDKPLQIANFSYRAPLFLGDADAKIVHLVLKPGEFGSFDASLSSAEDSDAFRWQTHISAALRPAPDATSAPTFVPEAVISRTKPLPVDRYYSALTSLGLDYGPAFRGIQSMWQGLGEVLAHVRLADGVAADGFPLHPALLDATLHTYPAVIDAFGDFSKVALPPEGLHLPAGIERFSLLKSGEKDVWVHLRKRLQDVSADPASAALVVDIDVYAMDGSPVAKFEGLSLRPIPVTAFQPKGAEAGVDWLYQVRWDKLAAGAKPQVAAPNAWVIFADDAGVGAALAKTFETRNHPVKLIAKSALIPAGAVKVDGRESFAPVLTQAAQDWADKRVGIVYLWGLDTSFGDGKDLEAQQAAVIGNALHLTQALADARDGFKHAPGLWLGTRNGLDIRDGSKGSLDLAQAGLWGFGRTVSLEYPQTWGGLIDLAPGGINPAETQALANHLLAGDREAQVAFRLAGGQLARYGARFVRAKVTETRAPTTKDATYLITGGLGAIGIETAKYLITHRGIRHLVLASRRGADDPTAAGIKAELEALGARISVEKLDTSSEASVAALIKKLRSDALPLKGIYHSAGVLEDATIAQFAWDKFRKAIAPKFDGAWFLHKATEDLQLDDFVVYSSILSLFGAGGQANYTSGNAYLDGLAALRRQQGKPGLAVNWGPWAAGGLATLAGDKGEAIWRARGLIYTKPEEGQEALKLIVEAGFNHAAVLSADWTTIVGQFQPVPRFFDAMLGEVKTDGAAASGGLSVEALQAQLKSSDPRDRRFAIVTYVAQQAQATLGVTRAIDPGQPLRELGLDSLMAVTLINRIEMALGVRVPAVKLIQGPSIDQLVDEVWPDLAGVGLPDAPQVVPGDTPTETPAIPAAVEAMVSNLITETVEAALAAPAIVEDAKWLIPVGKRSNPRARLFCFPFAGGGSAVFRPWANWIDPAIEVIAVEPPGRLGRISEKPVNDMDLFVDCVLDEMIDLLDLPFAMFGHCLGAVTMYETARTLIEETKFRPLHLFASGARAPNKVGEVGPFEQDLGKVLMQTQGYRHDLKPYEQSDEIFADIIRKFDMAATDQFLSDPELRKLMLPAVRAEFEMTSNYKLKGEPKPWDVPITCFVSRGDPYVSREDILAWGQFTNQRLQVLMREGSHYAVVEDAKFINRIINREMVMPL comes from the coding sequence ATGAGCAAGCCTAAAGCCACAACCAATAAAGCAACCCCGAAAACATCTGCCCAACCGCCGCTCAAGGGCATTGCCATCATCGGCATGGCCTGCCGCGTGCCGGGCGCGATGAATTATCGGGAGTTTTGGCGCAACCTCTGCAACGGCGTCGAATCGGTTACCGTCTTTTCGGACGAAGAATTGATCGCCGCTGGCATCAGCCCCGCTGAAATCGCCGAACCCGACTACGTTAAAACCGCTTTCCGTATTCCCGGCATCGATAAGTTCGATGCCGCTTTTTTTGAATATTCACCGCGCGAAGCGCGGTTGATGGACCCGCAGCACCGCTTCCTTCTGGAAGTGGGCTGGGAAGCCTTTGAAGATGCGGGCTATATCCCCGGTCGGCATCTTGGTCCGGTTGGCATCGTGCTCGGCACGGGCGGGAACGTCAGCTCGTACATGGTCAACGAACTGTACGACCATCCAGAGTCGCGCGGGCGCACGGCCAACCTTGTCCATATCGGCAACGATAAGGATTTCGCCTCCACCCGCCTGTCGTTCAAATTCGACCTGACGGGGCCGAGCCTGAACGTGCAGACCGCCTGCTCCACCTCGCTGATCGCGGTGCATCTCGCTTGCCAGAGCATCCAGACCGGCGAATGCACGATGGCGCTGGCGGGCGGCGCAACGGTCCGCGTGCCCGAAATCTCCGGCTATCGGTCGGTGCGAGGTGGGCTCTACTCACCCGATGGGCATGTGCGCACCTTCGACGCCGACGCGCGCGGCACGGTCTTCGGCTCCGCCGTCGGTATGGTGCTGCTGAAAGAGGTCAATCAAGCGGTCAAGGATGGCGATACCATCTATGCCGTAATCAAATCGACCGCCGTGAATAACGACGGCGGCACCAAGGCCAGCTATTCCGGCTCCTCCGTTCCGGGTCAGGCCGGGGCGATGATCAAGGCGCTGGAACTCGCCGATATTTCGCCGGATACCATCGGTTACGCCGAATGCCACGGCACCGGCACCGCCGTGGGCGACCCCATCGAAATCGCCGCGCTGACCGAGACCTTCAAGACGGTGACTGTCCCGGCCGGTTCCTGCCCCGTTGGGTCGGTAAAGCCAAACATTGGCCACCCGGAACAGGCGGCGGGCATCGTCTCGCTGATCAAGACGGCGCTCGCCCTGCACGAACAGGCGATTCCGCCGACGATCAATATCCGCACGCTCAACCCGAAGATCAATTTCACCACCAGCCCCTTTTATGTGAACCAGGAGCTGAAGCCCTGGCCGAAGGGCGAGAAGGTGCGCCGCGCGCTGGTCAATTCGCTCGGCATCGGCGGCACCAATGGCGTGGTAATCTTGGAAGAGGCGCCGACGCAGGCGCCGGTTGCTCAGACCGTGCCGGAACGCCCGGCGCATCTGGTCGTGCTCTCGGCGAAATCGGAAGCGGCTCTGAAAGACGCGCTGGTGCGCCAAGCGGAAGTGCTGGAAGAAACGCCGGGTGCCTCGCTGCCCGATGTCGCCTATTCGCTGGCGCAAGGCCGCGTTTCCTTTAGCCACCGCTACACGGCGGTCGCGGGCAGCGTCGATGAGTTGATCGAAAAGCTGCGCACCGCCCAGGTTGCCACCGCTGCCGATCGGCGCGCCGGGGCCAAGCGTAAGATTGGTTTCCTGTTCACAGGCCAGGGTGCGCAATTCGCGGGCATGGGCAAAGCGCTTTACGACAGCCAGCCTTTGTTCCGCGCGACCTTCGACCGCTGCGCCGCAGCGATGGTCGGTATCCTGCCACGCCCGTTGGCCGAAGCGGTCTTCGCTGATCCCAATGGGCCGGATGCGGGGTTGATCAACCGCACGGAATTCACCCAGCCGGGCACCTTTGCCCTGCAAGTGTCGCTGGCGACCCTGCTGCAAAGCTGGGGGATCACGCCGCAGGCGATGGCGGGCCATAGCGTTGGCGAGTTTGCCCTTTCGGTCGTTGCCGGGGTCTATCCCTTGGAAGCGGCCGCGAAGCTTATCGCAGCGCGCGGGAAATTGATGCAGGCCCTGCCCGAAGGCGGGGCGATGGCGGCGGTCTTCACCGACGAAGCCAGCGTGCGCGCTGCGCTCGCCGAGCTGAAACTGCCGCAGATCGGTGTCGCTGCGGTCAATGGCCCAGCGAATACGGTCGTTTCGGGCCTGAAAACCTCGGTCGACGCGCTGATAGCCTATTTCGAGCCGAAGGGCGTCACCGCCCGCCCGCTCACCGTCTCCCACGCCTTCCATTCGGTGCTGATGGATCCGGCGATGGCCGATTTCCGCACGGCGTTGGCAGCGGCGAAGGCGGAAAAGCCGGGCGTCACTTGGGTCTCGACCTTGACCGGCGCGGTAAAGGCCGATGCCCCAAGCGCCGACTATTGGGTGTCGCATGCGATGGACGCCGTGCGCTTTGCCGATGCGGTGAAGCAGTTGCAGGCGGAAGGCGTGACCGATTTCATCGAAATCGGGCCGGGCAAGAGCATGCTGGCGCTGGCGCAATCCAGCATCTCCGGCGAGACGCTGGCTTTCCTGCCGACGGTCGCCAAGGATGGCACTGAGGGGCGCGATCTGCTGGAAACGGTGGGCACGCTGTTCCGCCGGGGCGAGGCCATCGACTGGAAGGGCTTTGATGCGCCCTGGACGCGCCGCCGGGTGGCGTTGCCGACCTATCCGTTCCAAGGCGAGCGGATGTGGAACGAGCGCGACGGCGCCGCCATCATCCCCGGCACCGCGACCGCCCAAGCCGCCGCCACGGCTAACGGGCTGGTTGGTACGCGCCTGCGGTCCTCCCTCCCCGAAGCGCAGTTCGAGACCGTCTATAGCCAGAAGGCCCTGCCCTGGATCAAAGACCATAAAGTCTATAGCCACGTCGTGCTGCCGACCACGGCGGGCCTCGTCGGCCTGCTGCAAGCCGGGGCGAAACTGAGCGGCGATAAGCCGTTGCAGATCGCCAATTTCTCCTACCGCGCGCCGCTGTTCCTGGGCGACGCTGACGCCAAGATCGTGCATCTGGTGCTGAAACCCGGCGAGTTCGGCAGCTTCGACGCCAGCCTGTCCAGCGCCGAAGACAGCGATGCGTTCCGCTGGCAGACGCATATCTCGGCCGCCCTGCGCCCGGCGCCGGACGCGACGAGCGCCCCAACCTTCGTGCCGGAAGCCGTTATCAGCCGCACCAAGCCGCTGCCGGTGGACCGCTATTATAGCGCGCTGACCAGCCTCGGCCTCGATTACGGCCCAGCGTTCCGGGGCATCCAATCGATGTGGCAGGGGTTGGGCGAAGTGCTGGCGCACGTCCGTCTGGCGGACGGCGTTGCCGCCGATGGGTTCCCGCTGCATCCGGCCCTGCTGGACGCAACTCTGCATACCTATCCCGCCGTTATCGATGCGTTCGGCGATTTCAGCAAAGTTGCCCTGCCACCGGAAGGGCTGCATCTGCCCGCTGGCATTGAGCGCTTTAGCCTGCTGAAATCGGGCGAAAAGGACGTTTGGGTCCATCTGCGCAAGCGCTTGCAAGATGTCTCCGCCGATCCGGCGTCGGCGGCGCTCGTCGTCGATATCGATGTGTATGCGATGGATGGCAGCCCGGTCGCCAAATTTGAAGGCCTGTCACTGCGTCCGATCCCGGTCACCGCTTTCCAGCCCAAGGGCGCGGAAGCAGGGGTCGATTGGCTCTATCAGGTGCGTTGGGACAAGCTGGCGGCGGGCGCTAAGCCGCAGGTGGCGGCCCCCAATGCCTGGGTGATCTTCGCCGATGACGCAGGCGTAGGCGCCGCCCTGGCCAAGACCTTCGAAACCCGTAACCATCCGGTCAAACTCATCGCCAAATCGGCGCTGATCCCGGCGGGTGCGGTGAAGGTCGACGGACGCGAGAGCTTTGCGCCGGTTCTGACCCAGGCGGCGCAAGATTGGGCCGATAAGCGGGTGGGCATCGTCTACCTCTGGGGTCTCGATACCAGCTTCGGCGACGGGAAGGATCTCGAAGCCCAGCAGGCTGCCGTGATCGGTAATGCCCTGCACCTTACCCAGGCGCTTGCCGATGCCCGCGACGGGTTCAAGCACGCGCCGGGCCTGTGGCTTGGCACGCGCAACGGTCTCGATATTCGTGACGGCAGTAAAGGCTCGCTTGATCTCGCCCAGGCCGGGCTGTGGGGCTTCGGGCGCACGGTATCGCTCGAATATCCGCAAACCTGGGGCGGCCTCATCGATCTGGCACCCGGCGGCATCAATCCTGCGGAAACGCAAGCCTTGGCCAATCATCTGCTGGCGGGGGACCGGGAAGCGCAGGTCGCCTTCCGCCTCGCGGGCGGACAGTTGGCCCGTTACGGCGCCCGCTTCGTCCGCGCCAAGGTGACGGAAACCCGCGCGCCGACCACGAAGGATGCGACCTATCTGATCACCGGCGGCCTTGGGGCCATTGGGATCGAAACGGCAAAATACCTCATCACCCATCGCGGTATCCGCCATCTGGTCCTCGCCTCCCGCCGGGGGGCCGACGATCCGACGGCGGCCGGGATCAAGGCGGAGTTGGAAGCGTTGGGCGCGCGCATCTCGGTCGAGAAGCTCGATACCAGCAGCGAGGCCAGCGTGGCCGCGCTGATCAAGAAACTGCGGTCTGACGCGCTACCGTTGAAGGGTATCTATCACTCCGCCGGGGTGCTGGAAGACGCCACCATCGCGCAGTTTGCTTGGGATAAGTTCCGCAAGGCCATCGCACCCAAGTTCGACGGCGCGTGGTTCCTGCATAAAGCGACCGAAGACCTGCAGCTTGATGACTTCGTGGTTTATTCGTCGATCCTCAGCCTGTTTGGCGCGGGCGGTCAGGCGAATTACACCTCTGGCAATGCCTATCTCGACGGGCTTGCGGCCTTGCGCCGCCAGCAGGGTAAGCCGGGCCTCGCGGTCAACTGGGGCCCCTGGGCGGCGGGCGGTCTCGCGACGCTGGCGGGGGATAAGGGCGAAGCGATCTGGCGCGCGCGCGGGCTGATTTACACGAAGCCCGAAGAAGGCCAGGAGGCGCTGAAGCTGATCGTGGAGGCGGGCTTCAACCACGCCGCCGTGCTCAGCGCCGATTGGACGACCATCGTCGGTCAGTTCCAGCCGGTCCCGCGCTTCTTCGACGCTATGCTGGGCGAGGTGAAGACGGATGGGGCGGCTGCGAGCGGCGGCCTATCGGTCGAAGCCTTGCAGGCGCAGTTGAAGTCCAGCGACCCGCGCGACCGGCGCTTTGCCATCGTCACTTATGTGGCACAGCAGGCGCAGGCGACGCTCGGCGTGACGCGGGCCATTGATCCCGGCCAGCCGTTGCGTGAACTTGGTCTCGACTCGCTGATGGCCGTCACGCTGATCAACCGCATCGAAATGGCGCTTGGCGTGCGCGTACCCGCCGTGAAGCTGATCCAAGGCCCCAGCATCGATCAGTTGGTGGACGAGGTTTGGCCGGATCTCGCCGGGGTTGGCTTGCCCGATGCGCCGCAGGTGGTGCCCGGCGATACCCCGACGGAAACCCCGGCCATCCCGGCAGCCGTCGAGGCAATGGTGAGCAATCTCATCACCGAAACGGTGGAGGCAGCCCTCGCCGCCCCTGCTATTGTCGAGGATGCGAAGTGGCTTATCCCGGTCGGCAAGCGCAGTAATCCGCGCGCGCGCTTGTTCTGCTTCCCCTTCGCGGGTGGCGGGTCGGCGGTCTTCCGGCCCTGGGCCAATTGGATCGACCCGGCCATCGAGGTGATCGCAGTCGAACCGCCGGGCCGCTTGGGGCGCATTTCGGAAAAGCCGGTCAACGATATGGACCTCTTCGTTGATTGCGTGCTCGATGAAATGATCGACCTGCTTGATCTGCCGTTTGCCATGTTCGGTCACTGCCTGGGGGCCGTGACCATGTATGAAACGGCGCGCACCTTGATCGAGGAAACCAAGTTCAGACCGCTGCACCTCTTCGCCTCCGGCGCGCGCGCGCCGAATAAGGTCGGGGAAGTTGGGCCGTTCGAGCAAGATCTGGGCAAGGTGCTGATGCAAACGCAGGGCTACCGGCACGATCTGAAGCCCTATGAACAATCGGACGAAATCTTCGCCGATATCATCCGCAAGTTCGATATGGCGGCGACCGATCAGTTCCTCTCCGATCCCGAACTTCGCAAGCTGATGCTGCCTGCCGTGCGGGCAGAGTTCGAGATGACCAGCAACTACAAACTCAAGGGCGAACCGAAGCCCTGGGACGTGCCGATCACCTGTTTCGTGTCGCGCGGCGATCCCTATGTGTCGCGGGAGGATATTCTGGCCTGGGGGCAATTCACCAATCAGCGCTTGCAAGTGCTGATGCGGGAAGGCTCGCACTATGCCGTGGTCGAAGATGCGAAATTCATCAACCGCATCATCAACCGCGAAATGGTGATGCCGCTCTAA
- a CDS encoding thioesterase II family protein: MTALWFPFPEVTTDPEIRVFCFAHAGGNASLFRDWRGTADLVEFYPVQLPGHGSRLGEPPLTRLQDLVDAFAEAASPLLDRPFALFGHSFGAWLAYAAAQQVRTEYGQRPRHLFVSGNIPPKKTPAATPSLLQSDAEAEDYIRKLGGTSADLINHTDLLSLLIPVFRNDINLLRVYHDDSTEKLDFPITAYLGDSDPLHPENSIKNWANYTNSNFDYHIFPGDHFYLENSTPELPLMVASSLA, translated from the coding sequence ATGACCGCACTCTGGTTTCCGTTTCCCGAGGTTACGACTGACCCGGAAATTAGGGTTTTCTGTTTTGCCCATGCCGGCGGCAATGCCAGCTTATTTCGGGACTGGCGCGGTACTGCAGATCTGGTTGAATTTTATCCTGTGCAGTTGCCGGGACACGGTAGCCGTTTGGGCGAACCGCCGTTGACCCGGCTACAGGATCTGGTCGATGCCTTTGCCGAAGCAGCATCGCCTTTGCTCGATCGGCCCTTCGCCCTATTCGGCCACAGCTTTGGCGCGTGGCTGGCGTATGCTGCGGCGCAGCAAGTGCGCACAGAATATGGGCAACGCCCCCGACACTTGTTTGTATCTGGCAACATTCCGCCTAAAAAAACACCAGCGGCAACCCCGTCACTTCTTCAATCCGACGCAGAGGCCGAAGATTATATTCGCAAGCTCGGCGGTACTTCTGCAGATTTGATTAACCATACCGACCTTCTATCGCTTCTGATTCCTGTGTTTCGGAACGATATTAACTTATTACGAGTTTATCACGACGACAGTACGGAAAAATTGGATTTTCCGATCACCGCTTATCTTGGAGATAGCGACCCGCTACATCCGGAAAATTCAATAAAAAATTGGGCTAACTACACGAATAGCAATTTTGATTACCATATTTTTCCAGGTGATCACTTTTACCTAGAGAATTCAACCCCAGAACTCCCCCTAATGGTTGCTTCTTCTTTAGCGTGA
- a CDS encoding cache domain-containing protein yields the protein MLKLLSAAFVALALLVSSPLIAATPAEQSVEMVNKAIKHYQTVGKDKAFADFGDKTNKEWVDGEWYVLVVDANSGLALAYYDPKMINNPAIPDLKDVEGKFIIREQIAAANKAADGGWVSYVWRNPATAKLAKKQSFAKKFDDKVFVVGYYE from the coding sequence ATGTTGAAACTTCTGTCTGCGGCGTTCGTAGCGCTTGCCCTGCTGGTCTCGAGCCCGCTTATCGCCGCTACGCCGGCCGAACAATCGGTCGAAATGGTCAATAAGGCGATCAAACACTATCAGACCGTCGGTAAAGATAAGGCCTTCGCTGATTTCGGCGATAAGACCAATAAAGAATGGGTCGACGGTGAATGGTATGTGCTGGTTGTCGATGCCAATAGCGGCCTCGCCCTCGCCTATTACGATCCGAAGATGATCAATAACCCGGCGATTCCGGACCTGAAGGATGTAGAAGGTAAGTTCATCATCCGGGAACAGATTGCCGCCGCCAATAAGGCTGCTGATGGCGGTTGGGTTTCCTACGTCTGGCGTAATCCGGCAACGGCTAAGCTGGCAAAAAAACAATCTTTCGCTAAAAAGTTCGACGATAAAGTTTTCGTCGTCGGCTACTACGAATAA